The genomic region GATATTAttgctaattttataaagaagttTTTCACACCCTTGTAGGGTTGTGATTGTTCTATTATGATCTGTTTGTTTACACAATTTGGACACTGACATAGTTCCGCACGTTTCGCTGGATCTATAACAAAGGTAAACTCATTACATATTATTTCCTATTAGTTTTAACGCAGAGTATTACCATGGGCGACACTATGCCGCATCGTCATAGGTAACTTCCTGACATAACGGTAATTAAGTTATTTGACGAATGTGAACTTTTCTTTAATCCAAATAGGATCAGAAAAATACGACTCACTGGGTACTTATATTGTAATAagatgaataaatatatttttcctactAAAACATGAATGGCTTACCTTCTTTCCTTTTTCTTGGCCAGTAATAAAATGTTGCAGGTACAAGTATTAGAGCAAGGAAAGAAAGAACAAAGTAAAAGAATGTAGATCCACTTTCATCATATTCAAATTTTTGGCCACCCATGgttaatttttaatacattgaGAATGAAAAATCATTACACGCTACACAAGTGCGATTGGTAGGTAGAAGACGTGTCATTTAGTGATGGCTCTATGGATAGAAGGATTCGAAATGATGACATATAGGTTCATCGAATATATTATTAACgataagattttatttcttttatggAAAGGCACAAACAGATTAtcttaaaaactatttcattaaCAAAATCTCTGTTCTAAATAAGGTCATTAACTTTCAACTAGTTTTTACTGAAATTACagagaaaataataacacaatcaataaaaataacaaagcatCGATATAAAATGTGTAGACTATCCCAACACTTTCtgtcaaaatacaaaaatatagatCATAGACAAGGAATAGTGTGCCACTTTGCTACCCAGTGCGGTGCCACCCATCGAGCGTGCGAAACATGAAGTCTACACACTACACAGCGAACCTGTAGATGTTGTTATTCAGTTAGTCATGATTTGGCTTTATGTTGACTAATAAAAGTGATTTGATTTGATCTTGTGGATGAGTAGTAGGGGTTGTGATGATCCacaaaaagttatttgatgatGTTGTAGTCGATTTTGTAGAAAATCTGTAAGTACCACGCGACGCCGCGACCCGACAGCACAATTATTCTACTTTCTAGTACTGATAATGACAATGAcattgactttgacattttcaATTGAAATTTGATTTTGACAAAAATTGGCAGCCAAAATCGTAGTtatgaaatagtatttttttattccaatgAAACAGAAAAACAATAACTGCGCGTGAAAATAATTACGGTACGTCTTACGTCGTATAATCTCTTTTTTGCTTACATGAGTTGTAGACTGCCAGTATGCCTTTGCGAATAGATTTATATTAAGTAGTAATTGCAGAAGATTTCgctaattatttgttttcataatttcagATGGCCACGAAAACTATTGCAAGTGCAACCGTGAGGGCGGTGAAGAAGAGGATATTACCAACACGGGCAGCTCTCGTGTTGACTCCTTCTGCAGTAAATAAGATAAAGGAGATAATGGCGAAAGAAGAGGCTAAAGGTTTCTTAGGATTGAAAGTCGGAGTTCGCCAGAGAGGGTGCAATGGATTATCTTACACCTTAGACTATGCTAAAAGCAAAGATAAGTTAGATGAAGAAGTGAAACAGGATGGAGTGACTATAATAATCGACAAAAAAGCGCAATTAACGTTACTAGGTAGGTCAATAGTCTAGACTCAATAAATCAGGTTGTGAATAGCATAATACACTTTATGAGTTGTATGTGATAGtctgtatatgtatataatacattttatataaaatatgaaaacactAGCTTCAATCACCAGTCACTCATCCTACTTAACATGACCTTcctcaataataatatttcagtaccTAATAGATAGCTGTTGCAGGTGTTCTTAAGATTAACAGTTTCAAGCaaacttcaactttataatatcagtatagataaaagtacatttgcatttaaatgaaacacaggtattgaaataaaaacaagatattCAAAAGGAAAATATCTGTAATATATAAAttttccttaaacaaacaaaacatgagTACTTCAGCCAAAACAATGTCAACTGAAATGGGTACTTGCATTTCTGTGTTTGTTGCCAACACCTCCAATCAAATGATGAAATTTAAGTTAGCTGTAAGCTATAAATATATTGTCACTCCTTTCTCTTGAAGGTATTACTCAGAATTGTGAGCAGGTCACAGAAATATTTCTCCACATTACATCATAttcctaaataattttaaacgcctgaaataaaatatcattgttcattggatttttttataaacattaacCATTAATCTGCTTTTCTATCTTTTCAGGAACTGAAATGGATTTTGTTGAGAACAAGCTTTCAGCAGAGTTTGTGTTCAACAACCCTAATATAAAAGGCACATGCGGCTGTGGAGAATCTTTTAGTATATAAAATTAGTAGTTGTTGACTAgtctatattttaattttatttgtatactaTTGAGGTtgctaatagttttaaatagaGCCTTTTTTCTCATATTGTCTTTAAACAAGCACATACATAGAACAAATTTACCTTGACATTGCACCTGTGCAAATATGCATAATTAATAATCTTTCATGTACCTAATTCTGTATGAATATATACAGTAGAGTGAATAGCTGATGGCAAGGCAACCTGGAAAATTTAGATCTAGCTGGTAATATAGTGTAGATAAATTAGaagtgtatatatttttatgttgttactgaaaatgttaaaaattaaataaaaatggcaaaTAAGGTGTGaatagttttgtaaaatatggCTTAAAGTAGCAAACAATACTTACAATGGCTATGattattctaaatatttttctgctattataaaagattttatcttatgactgtttttaaattaaaacagtgTCTTCAGTGATATTGAGTGAATAATAAACGTGTATATTTAgaagaaattaaatatatgatCTAATCTGCCTTAAAATTCGATATATATTTAATGTCCTGACTCCTGAACTCCTGATGCCTGCTCCAAGTCCCATGGTATGGTATTTCTGATCAATGGTCAGTTATGTCTGCCACTTGAACATTTCAGTCAAATGTACTCTGTGGGTTGACCCTATGCCTGAGAAAGTGCGTCTTCGCGTCATCTTCGTCAGTCTGCGCGTATGATGAGTCGTAGTTCTGAGCGTTATATAAGACCatgatgaataataaaaataaagaattgttTAACAAAGCTACGCCAATACTACTACTACGGACTTCGCTATCTGTGATCCTTTAATAAGAAGCATCTCacca from Helicoverpa armigera isolate CAAS_96S chromosome 4, ASM3070526v1, whole genome shotgun sequence harbors:
- the LOC110384172 gene encoding iron-sulfur cluster assembly 1 homolog, mitochondrial, whose translation is MATKTIASATVRAVKKRILPTRAALVLTPSAVNKIKEIMAKEEAKGFLGLKVGVRQRGCNGLSYTLDYAKSKDKLDEEVKQDGVTIIIDKKAQLTLLGTEMDFVENKLSAEFVFNNPNIKGTCGCGESFSI